From Lolium perenne isolate Kyuss_39 chromosome 5, Kyuss_2.0, whole genome shotgun sequence, a single genomic window includes:
- the LOC127298103 gene encoding uncharacterized protein codes for MGKLARIVDGIKTRLNKKKGEREEEASAACYGKVDKTESMRVEIRSRRAQQLIAKNLAAADSLGDGHGVRKIKKRFFDF; via the coding sequence atGGGGAAGCTGGCGAGGATCGTCGACGGCATCAAGACGAGGCTGAACAAGAAGAAGggggagagggaggaggaggcgtcGGCGGCGTGCTACGGCAAGGTGGACAAGACGGAGAGCATGCGGGTGGAGATCAGGAGCCGCCGCGCGCAGCAGCTCATCGCCAAGAACCTCGCCGCCGCCGACAGCCTCGGCGACGGACACGGCGTCAGGAAGATCAAGAAGCGCTTCTTCGACTTCTGA
- the LOC127301228 gene encoding protein CHAPERONE-LIKE PROTEIN OF POR1, chloroplastic: MQATAASFLARPLPRPNRIGGLRYGAVAVRGGVSALPPRLRVVRCSMSLSIGAGSSDAGDSGFSYQYAPVFRRYRERDPYKLLGVDRDASEEEIRSAKNFLIQQYAGHEASEEAIEGAYEKIIMKSYQHRKKTKINLKTKLLKRVEESPSWVKALLGYFEVPSMDIISKRLFFFAFIAGWSIATSAENGPAFQLAISLFSCIYFLNDKMKNLLRASTTGFGVLVGGWIIGSMLVPLIPTFIIPPTWSLELLTSLVAYVFLFLGSTYLK; the protein is encoded by the exons atGCAGGCGACGGCCGCGTCCTTCCTCGCCCGCCCGCTCCCGCGGCCCAATCG CATTGGCGGGTTAAGGtatggggcggtggcggtgcgcgGAGGCGTCTCAGCGCTGCCGCCGCGCCTGCGGGTGGTGCGGTGCTCCATGAGCCTCTCTATCGGCGCCGGTTCGAGCGACGCCGGAGACAGCGGATTCAGCTACC AGTATGCTCCTGTCTTCCGAAGGTACCGTGAGCGGGATCCCTACAAGCTTCTTGGTGTTGATCGTGATGCATCGGAAGAAGAGAtaaggagtgcaaaaaactttctaATTCAACAGTATGCTGGGCACGAAGCAAGCGAAGAAGCTATTGAAGGTGCTTATGAGAAGATAATAATGAAGAGCTACCAGCATCGGAAGAAAACAAAAATTAATCTTAAGACCAAGCTATTGAAGCGAGTCGAAGAATCCCCGTCATGGGTTAAGGCTTTGCTTGGATACTTTGAAGTGCCATCAATGGATATTATTTCCAAAAGATTGTTCTTTTTTGCCTTCATCGCCGGATGGAGCATAGCGACTTCTGCTGAGAATGGACCTGCATTCCAG CTTGCGATATCACTCTTCTCGTGCATATACTTCCTTAATGACAAGATGAAGAACCTTCTCAGAGCCTCCACCACTGG GTTCGGAGTACTTGTTGGTGGCTGGATCATTGGTTCAATGTTGGTCCCTCTTATTCCAACATTTATCATCCCACCTACATGGTCCCTTGAGCTTCTTACCTCGTTGGTTGCATATGTTTTCTTGTTCCTGGGGTCCACTTACCTCAAATGA